From the genome of Danio rerio strain Tuebingen ecotype United States chromosome 2, GRCz12tu, whole genome shotgun sequence, one region includes:
- the ifi44c2 gene encoding interferon induced protein 44c2 — translation MSTIISSLTKKQKKKLCSLLNNAKLSLLYKASVHGYSTSTFNQKCDKQGPTVVVAYNKSGYVFGAFTSKDYGQTGQNIVDDKAFLFSFNDKELEEDPLRVISGNPKFAFTDNGPNFDSLIFLYNSTATVNSNPGTYQFDPQRMHGNDLILTECEVYRVEGCGGLMEKPWRNVHWDSEKKKALLSSISSWKPSVSSIKQARILLLGPIGAGKSSFFNSINSVFKGYVSMQANTGTAETSLTTQFRTYYTKPGSSVSHVPFTLCDTMGLEEGLNCGLDVDDFASILKGHIQDRYQFNPSMPIQPDSPYFVKSPGLKDKIHCVVYVIDACKVNLLSDKIIEKFAVFRKKTNQLGIPQLVLLTKVDEACPLVAEDLKNVYRSHYINQMMQEVSTQLGVSLSAVVPVKNYCQELEIDPQTDILLLNGLIQMLRAAEGFFDDCYNPEEKSE, via the exons atgagCACCATCATATCCAGCTTAACCAAAAAACAGAAGAAGAAACTTTGCTCATTGCTAAACAATGCCAAACTCAGCCTGCTGTACAAAGCCAGTGTACATGGCTACAGTACTAGTACATTTAACCAAAAGTGTGATAAGCAGGGTCCAACTGTTGTTGTTGCTTACAATAAGTCTGGTTATGTTTTTGGAGCTTTTACCAGCAAAGATTATGGTCAAACAGGCCAAAACATTGTGGATGACAAAGCTTTTCTCTTCAGTTTTAACGACAAAGAGCTTGAAGAAGATCCTCTGCGTGTGATCAGTGGAAATCCAAAGTTTGCTTTCACTGACAATGGTCCAAACTTCGACTCTTTAATATTTCTTTACAATAGTACAGCCACAGTCAACAGTAATCCAGGAACCTACCAGTTTGATCCACAGCGGATGCATGGCAATGACTTAATCTTGACAGAATGTGAGGTGTACAGAGTGGAAG GTTGTGGAGGGCTGATGGAGAAACCATGGAGAAATGTGCACTGGGACTCGGA GAAAAAGAAGGCACTCTTGAGCTCCATCTCCAGCTGGAAGCCTTCTGTGAGCTCAATTAAACAGGCTCGGATTCTGTTGCTGGGTCCCATTGGTGCTGGAAAATCAAGCTTCTTCAACTCCATCAACTCTGTATTCAAGGGTTACGTGAGCATGCAGGCCAACACTGGCACTGCCGAAACCAGTTTGACTACTCAG TTCCGTACCTACTACACAAAGCCAGGCAGCAGTGTCAGCCATGTTCCCTTCACTCTGTGTGACACAATGGGTCTGGAGGAGGGTCTGAACTGTGGTTTGGATGTGGATGATTTTGCCAGTATTTTGAAGGGTCACATTCAAGACCGCTACCAG TTCAACCCATCAATGCCTATACAGCCAGACTCGCCATATTTCGTTAAATCTCCTGGCTTGAAGGACAAGATTCACTGTGTGGTGTATGTGATCGACGCCTGCAAAGTGAATCTCCTTTCTGATAAAATCATTGAGAAGTTTGCAGTTTTCCGAAAGAAAACCAACCAGCTGG GTATTCCTCAGCTAGTTCTGCTGACCAAGGTGGATGAAGCCTGTCCCTTAGTGGCAGAAGACCTGAAAAATGTCTACCGGAGTCACTACATCAACCAAATG ATGCAAGAGGTTAGCACTCAGCTTGGAGTTTCTCTGTCTGCTGTGGTTCCAGTGAAAAATTATTGCCAAGAACTGGAAATAGACCCTCAAACCGACATACTGCTCCTGAATGGACTTATTCAGATGCTTAGAGCTGCCGAAGGTTTTTTTGATGATTGTTACAATCCAGAGGAGAAGTCTGAGTAG